The DNA segment gatatgatatacataattatttaattatgattatcattatcattatatgcatcgcatgattatcacaaatttttattcaacacataatcattttttttttcgtaatgattatgatcatcatgctcacgagtcttgtactcaccggTGATTATCCATCGCacactttttttttaatctatttttaaacatacttgtactcgtcgtttatccattattttttattatcatattaatgaaaattaactaataaaatgcattattatttttctagtaccaccatgtcaaatttgacaaaaattgaattcgttgcgctcgatatcactggaaagaattatattacatggactctcgatgtagaaatgcatcttgagtcattgggtctaagtgataccatcaaagaaaataatatttcatcctcacaaaaaaatcaaagtctatgattttcttacgtagatatcttgatgaaggattgaaatgtgagtatctcacaaaaaaaagacccaatgattttatggaaagggctgaaagaaagatttgagcatgtaagagaagttatacttccgaccgcccgtgatgaatggaatacattgagatttcaagactttaaaaaagtcagtgattacaattctgcgatgtatcgaatagtctcgtaattgaaattttgtgggcatgttgttactgaaatggaaatgcttgaaatttttttttccactttccacgcatcgaatataactctacaacaacagtataaagtgcgtggattttttagatattctgaactcatcgcatgtcttcttgtgacGGAAAaaaacaacgaattgttagtaagaaatcatcaattccgacccactggatcaacggcatttccagaagcaaatgtcgtaattaaaaatgaaaaccaagaTCAAAGAcatagacaagattttggtcgtggatgaggtcgaggacgtgggcgtgggcgtgaacgtggacgtaaaaatgatcACAGTCCTGGtcgcggccgtggatatgaaaataatcgagatagttacctCAACAACTCATCTcgaaagaacgtcacgaaccacccaccaaaaaggcagcatgaaaacatgagtaaaaatgaaaatcactcaaaaagatctgagagcgtttgttatagatgtgacactccaagacattggtcacatatttgtcgaacccctgagcacctttgtaagctctataaagaatcaacaaaggggaaaggaaaagagaccaattttgttgaaaatagtaaCCATTCAAGTGGTTCAACTCATTTCGATGCTGttgatttttcaaatgatttcgaggacattgattaatatattggtgggagTAGAATGTAAAATACTGtatttttcatgtatttttgtattatgaaacatgttatatttttcatataatgtcattaatttttttattccatattttcttttgaagttcAAAATGGAAAACAGTATGAGCAAAGCTAAACAAGGAAATAATCCCATGGAATTTTGCATacccgatagtggtacaacgcacactattctccgagataaaagatatttcttggaattaaaaccaacaaaaagaatgatgaatacaatatcaggtcctgtagacttgattgaaggttgtggaaaaacatattttttgttacctaatggtacaatttttgataaatgatgctttatattcaccataatcaaaaagaaatttgttgagttttaatgacatatattctcatgggtattatattgagacgataactgatgaaaatcagaaatatatgtgtcttattacatataaatcaggaaagtaATATGTGGtcgaaaaattatcaatgctccctactggattgcattatacacatataaggccaatcgaatcaaatatggtggttaatagttcttcaatattaaccaattgacatgatcgattgggaaATCTTGGTTCAATAATTATgcgaaaaattattgaaaatacacatggtcatccattaaaagaccagaagatctttcagaataataagtttaaatgtaaagcatgttctcttggaaaacttattataagaccatcgctatctaaaatccaaataaaatcacccatattttttgaacgtattcaggatgatatttgtgggccaattcatccaccatgtgcaacatttcaatattttatggtattgatcgatgcctctagaagATGGTCaaatgtatgcttattgtcaactcggaatatgacatttgcaagattaatgactcaaataataaaattgcggaatcaatttttcgattatacaatcaagaaaataagacttgataatgctagAGAATTTACtttccaaactttcaatgactattgtatgtcaatggaaaTTACGTACTGTTGAACATCTCGTTGCTTATGTTCATGCACAGAATgaattagctgaatcattgattaaacatctacaactgattgctagaccaatgattatgagaacaaaactccctatttttATATGggaacatgcaattttacatgctgtggcattaattcgcatcaaaccaagtgcatatcataaattctcctcattgcagcttgcatttggtaaaaaaccaaatatttctcatctgagaatttttggatgtatggtgtatgtgcctattgcaccacctgaacgataaaaaatgggttcTCAAAGAAAaattggtatttatatcgggtatgatagcccatcaatcattcgatatcttgagcctcagacaggagatgtgtttacaaaatattttgctgattgtcatttgaatgaataaatttttccaatgttagggggagaaaagaaacacattgaaaaagaaatcacatggtatgcaccatcattgttacatttggatccaaagaccaaacaatgtgagaaagatgtacagcaaattgtgcacttacaaagaattgcaaatcaaattccAAATGCATTTGCAAACACAAAAGgggtaaaaaaaaatcatatatacctgctgtaaatgcccctgctcgaattgaaatgccaaagaaacaaattgaagacattcatgatgtcataaaatgcttgaagcgtggaaggccagtcggttccaaggataaaaattctcggaaaagaaaatgcatagagaaacacgatgatcacaaaatagaaaatggtgttccagaagaaacacctgatgatgaaaatgttctgtcagaaccacaaactgacgagaatcgtgaaatctctatcaattatattaatattggaaaaatatggaaccaaaaagatatagaagatattgatgagatattttcttataatgtggcttgtgacatcataaatgataatgaagatcatgaaccaaaatcttttggtgaatgtaaaactcggcatgattgggcaaaatggaaaaatgccatccaggttgaattggattcgctaaataaacgcaatatttttggacctatagtcctcacacctgaaggtgtaaaacctgttggatagaaatgagtttttattcgaaagaaaaatgagaataatgaaataatcagatataaagctagactttttgcacaaggtttttctcaaaggcctggaattgattatgaaaaaacgtattctcctgttatggatgcaattacgtttcgatatttgattagtttggcagtgtctgaaaatttgaaaatgtgtcttatggatgttgttacagcttacttatacggatcacttgatagttaTATATAATGAAAATCCTTGGAGGATTTAaaatgcctgaagcacaaagttcaaaacccagagaattttattctgtgaaattgcaaagatcattatatgggttgaagcaatccggccgaatgtggaaTAATCGgttaagtgagcacttgatgaaaaagggatatataaatgatccaatatgcccttgtgttttcatcaagaaaacaacatcaggatgtgtaattattgctgtatatgttgatgatttaaacataattggaacgaataaggaaattcaagaagttatgatgtacttgaaggaagaattcaaaatgaaggatcttggaaaaaccaagtactaTATGGGTTTCCAAATCGAATAAAAataatgtggaatttttgttcatcaggcaaattatacagaaaaggtccataaacattttaatatggataaatcaaatccattaagtactccaatggttgtaagatcattaaacatagaaaatgatccatttcgtccatgtgaagatgatgaaattattcttgtccagaagtaccatatctaagtgctaTTGGTGCCCtgatgtatcttgcaaattgtactagacctgatatatcttttgctgtaaatttattggcaagattcagctcatatccaacaaagaggcactggaacagaattaaacatatattccgttatctacgaggaacgacagatttgagacttttgtactcaaaagacaccaatcaaagtatcattggttaagctgatgctggatatttatctgatccacataaggcacgttcccaaaccggatatgtatttactcgtggaggcactgcaatttTCTTGGCATTcatagaaacaaacactcgtaacaactttatcaaatcacgccgagattattgcgctacataaagcaagtcgtgaatgtgtttggctaaaatcaatgacacaacacaTCCAAACTTCAAGCCTGTGATGCTGtgtgaagataatgctgcatgtattgctcaaatgaaagaaagatacatcaaaagtgaaagaaccaaacatatccccccccccccccccccccaaagttctttgcctacactcaagagcttgagaagaataaaaatattgatatccgttacattcaatcaagtgaaaactcatcagatctcttcacaaaggcgctTCCTACGGCAATATTCAGaaatcatatatataacattgggatgcgcaatctacggaatatgtgaagaaccACTCgggttaacatgagggggagtttacgtggctgcactcctttttccttactatgatttttatcccactgggtttttcctaataaggttttaacgaggcagtataaaacacgtaataaagacagtcatcatatcacaatcatcatcacaagggggagtgttgaaaacatgttattattattgttattatttaaagttgaatgttgaatattgagttgtaaaatgttgaaaattagtgtgtgatgatgtagatgatgatgtattaatatTTGGCTTAATCTCgaaatgagatctataaataggtctctccatttgtgtagaaaatcacaattgaattgagagagaaaaatttgtgaagtgtagagttttatatattttgagttctgaagtttttactttttaacataaatttttacttttgcaCAACAGTCTGAATAATACTCtccatattattattattattattattattattattattattattattattatattattattattaatatgtaTAAATGTATAACGTTTTATGTTTTAAATACCTAATTCTACCGCTACGGCGGCTCTCAAGCTCTTGGCCTTTGCTCTCGCCTTTCGCTAGTCATCCAGCAGTCATTTGAAGGTTTGAAGCTCGAAATCTTATTTAGATTGATTGGAAtatgtatttgatttttttgatatGATGAAGTCcattataaataaattgttttttattCGAGCTTGGCAAGACAGAATGAAAAAATGCCccaaactcgatttaattcTAGTGGCTTTGATTGGTTAACATATTACATCTGACTATCTGAGCATACAACAAAAGCAGTTGTTAGATAAATATCTGATAATTGTGTGTGAACAGATGTTAGGAAATGAATATTGCAAATTCTCTCGGGTTTTTATTTAGTATGAGTACATGTACTTTATTATTGTTGACACATTACAATGCATAAAGAATAAAAAAGAATGCTTACTTCAatgctgaattttttttaaaaaacggtTACGGACTGAAATAACTTTGACAGTAAATTTGGGAtgattctatgctacaccggtTGAGATACATTCTTTTTGTTAAGATGTTCGCGCGAATGTCTTGctgaaaaaaaatcatgtgaACCCTGCCTgtaatttttttgtcatttagcgtgatattttttgtcatttaggGAGCGCGAACATAGTTTCAGTCGGTATAGCATAGAATCACCTGTAAATTTGTTTGGTTGGGTTGGTCGGGGAAAAGAATGGGATAGTTTGGTTTTGTTAATTTTGGTTCGATCAGTTCGATTTTGATGGATTGCTCACCCCCCAGGCTCTACCACTTTGCTGATCCGACAAAAAAAACCCTAGATCCCCGCTGAGGAGCATTAGGTAAATTGAATGATTGCCACTGAATCAGCATCTTTGCATTTGAATCGCACTCATGAAACCATAAACTGACCTCTTTGTTTCAGGTTTGAATCATCAATATGGAAGAGAGGAAATTAGCGATgaagaattttttaaaattgaagaTCCTGGATGGCAAAAAGTTAAAGTGTCTCTTGAAAATCTCCCTGAAAAGTTAGAGCGCATTTCTTCTTTATGTTTGCCATAACAATCAAACAAAAgcctgaatatatatatattttcgttACTGAATTTCAGTTATAGGATCTTATATGAGCTTTTCCGAAGTATGACTATAGTATTGAGGTTGCTCGATTCATATGGAAAGAAACCCATGTATGAGATCGTTAGAAATACAGTTCAAGACTTAACCAAAAGGTAAGTAGTACTGGATTGATCTGTCTCCTAGCTGCTTCTTATATACCTAGCTCAAATTTCAAACATATTTCTTCATTATTTTCAGGAGACTCCTACCCAGGCATCTTGCGCAAATGAAATATATACTGCCCGAAGCAGTTCAGATTGACTACGTTATCACAAAAGGTTTTTCCATGAGGTCCGAGATGAAGATTGAATTGCTCTTAGATGTTGTAGATGGTGACTCTGAGCAGACTTTGTTTGATCCTTTGTGCGTTCTTTTCGCTTCGAGGCTAAGAGATTTTTACGTTGCGCATCCTGAGGTAATGTCATCTTAATTTCTTTCAATTACAACGTAGTAACTGAGGTTTGACTAGATATTGTTGCTGAATCTTTACAAATCATAGTCTTGCTTACATACATGTGAAGTTTTTCTAAGACCAGAACCTACAAATTATTTGTGGACTAAAAATGACTCACTGTAAACATATTTACTTCTATAccagatatttttatttttcacccCGTTTTTTTATGTAAACTCCTCTTAACATGTATGTATTTCCAATGTCGGAGAAACCAATCAATGATAAAAGACAGATTTTTCTAGTAGTTTGATAATGCCATGAattt comes from the Henckelia pumila isolate YLH828 chromosome 1, ASM3356847v2, whole genome shotgun sequence genome and includes:
- the LOC140887934 gene encoding CDT1-like protein a, chloroplastic; the protein is MTIVLRLLDSYGKKPMYEIVRNTVQDLTKRRLLPRHLAQMKYILPEAVQIDYVITKGFSMRSEMKIELLLDVVDGDSEQTLFDPLCVLFASRLRDFYVAHPEPDTDIPEAALPEPVDPTNYILRKYTVTENLPCSCDSESSSLSPFKRC